A single genomic interval of Paraglaciecola mesophila harbors:
- a CDS encoding S8 family serine peptidase produces the protein MLNFRQKTLSIILPFIFLNFSYASETDFLPKNTVIINTKSHSFQNKVYTYYKLRDELTGKLDLFVADVNGRKIEEYRSLHNEVPFLGLELQKRLNLLSIKGSGELIEVELLLNRGEDTLDIKKSDKLYGKFDLNNNIYEIYENDVLVKKEKHSLKLRQKQRNQKEKANKKHQNKIKAAKTLFARYEWLNEQSIYEQLSQSKSSLLVTLTPLQIALIASEKPSELKAIELAVKSKTLTADAMIDTGVDPYALSTYGTRGEGIGIYMTEDYCPDPNHITNYTRLGGSTNSHSEFTAGILRDVSPESYIYCDVTFKMPSVATLTGFNGNPSISIVSNAWGNVTTATGYTSADRNWDNFVYDNRVSTFFAAGNGGNNATVNASTRGFNVITVGAYNNANNAIASFSNGGDPSTGNIKPEIVAPGVGISAGGYSNQNGTSASAPFAAAFAANVMSWPFVGPQEVYMPSAPAVVKAVMIAASDINISGNADAIEEGAASFRSANERIQMHFWEGSYSNFFWGPRGSVRRFRKQETVFFADGSLSEIRVALSWLEDGDYIYDHRNDALSITRDFDLDVYSPSGILVASSTNFNNTFESITFTPTEVGNYRAVIDMLPVNNSYSPLIMGLAWSYSN, from the coding sequence ATGTTAAATTTTAGACAGAAAACTTTATCTATCATACTTCCATTCATTTTTCTCAATTTTAGTTATGCTTCAGAAACCGATTTCCTCCCTAAAAACACAGTGATCATCAATACCAAGAGTCATTCTTTTCAAAATAAAGTATATACCTATTATAAGTTAAGGGATGAACTAACAGGGAAGCTTGACTTGTTTGTTGCTGATGTAAATGGAAGAAAAATTGAAGAGTATCGCTCACTCCACAATGAAGTTCCCTTTTTGGGATTAGAGTTACAAAAGCGCTTAAATTTATTAAGTATTAAAGGTTCTGGCGAATTAATAGAAGTAGAACTACTCCTTAATAGAGGAGAGGATACATTAGATATTAAAAAATCAGACAAACTATATGGTAAATTTGATTTAAATAATAATATCTATGAGATTTATGAAAATGATGTTTTAGTTAAGAAAGAAAAACACTCTTTAAAGCTAAGACAAAAACAAAGAAATCAAAAAGAAAAAGCAAACAAAAAACATCAGAATAAAATTAAAGCTGCTAAAACGCTTTTCGCTAGATACGAATGGCTAAATGAACAAAGCATTTATGAGCAGCTGAGTCAAAGTAAATCATCCCTTTTAGTTACATTAACACCATTGCAAATTGCTCTAATTGCATCAGAAAAACCGAGCGAGCTTAAAGCTATTGAATTAGCTGTGAAAAGTAAAACTTTAACAGCTGATGCAATGATAGATACGGGAGTAGATCCATATGCACTTAGCACTTATGGAACGAGAGGAGAAGGTATAGGAATTTATATGACTGAAGACTACTGTCCAGATCCAAACCATATCACCAATTATACGCGTTTAGGAGGCTCTACAAATTCGCATTCGGAGTTCACAGCTGGAATTCTGAGAGACGTTTCACCTGAAAGCTACATATACTGTGACGTTACGTTCAAAATGCCTTCTGTTGCAACGCTCACAGGTTTTAACGGTAATCCTAGTATTAGTATTGTCAGTAACGCATGGGGAAATGTAACGACCGCTACTGGTTACACTTCGGCTGATAGAAATTGGGACAACTTTGTTTATGATAATCGGGTTTCTACATTCTTTGCTGCGGGTAATGGTGGTAATAATGCTACGGTAAACGCTTCCACTCGAGGATTTAATGTAATAACTGTAGGGGCTTACAACAATGCTAATAATGCTATTGCTAGCTTTTCTAATGGAGGAGATCCAAGCACTGGCAATATAAAACCAGAAATAGTAGCTCCAGGAGTAGGTATATCAGCAGGGGGTTATTCTAATCAAAATGGAACTAGTGCTTCAGCTCCATTTGCTGCGGCTTTCGCTGCTAATGTAATGAGTTGGCCTTTTGTCGGGCCTCAAGAGGTATATATGCCAAGTGCTCCTGCTGTAGTCAAAGCAGTGATGATTGCAGCTTCAGATATTAATATCTCGGGTAATGCCGATGCTATAGAAGAAGGAGCTGCAAGCTTTAGAAGCGCAAATGAGCGAATACAAATGCACTTTTGGGAAGGCAGCTATTCAAATTTCTTTTGGGGCCCCAGAGGTAGTGTTCGTAGGTTTAGAAAGCAAGAAACTGTATTTTTTGCTGATGGTTCTCTAAGTGAGATTAGGGTTGCATTATCTTGGTTGGAAGATGGGGATTATATATATGATCATAGAAATGATGCGCTTTCTATAACCCGAGATTTTGACCTTGACGTTTATTCACCATCCGGAATATTAGTCGCCTCTTCGACAAATTTTAACAATACTTTTGAGTCCATCACATTCACACCGACAGAAGTTGGAAACTATAGGGCTGTGATAGACATGTTACCTGTTAATAACTCATATTCTCCACTGATAATGGGATTAGCTTGGAGTTACAGTAATTAG
- a CDS encoding RHS repeat domain-containing protein: MILDTSACSGPRWHFNNLTKYKLQQFNKIVFALFFSILSLISSSVVADDEDDSVAMEAEFATTYDLSRDEFDSRLKPLDFNLMGDSIDISSGAISFSITDVSLPGNSELEVAFRRRANEAQVSHNPRESGRRVYQPLADWTLDIPSVSTFRFRSGDEQMGVISDAGCFNTGDILVDESEHIAPHSTYVSQLALSGGVTINLPGGRSEQIVLTSLSASGERWASINDSEFLGASKYYSTLHCRGAYSEVTTKDGIKYFITKKVLLPATDIESYSRSSTFSFQNFNRYKEIHLATRAQDIHGNTVDWTYDSMGRLTKISSNDGRTIDVNYLGTSRHVSTVVANGRTWRYNYTTVTYSDTGGVFYSDEDRSGETTVLASVTQPDGKRWEYDISNLTNSRVFNRVSMSARVIAVTHPYGAQAEFELESKLQDVSAIDVDDYNRISVRRNNLSLIRKTITGPQLPTSVWTYDYEEPVIDSKGEGDFGVDLKRVTKTSPDGGFTEYFTFPPKNGNPVGEVQVEKVFSTQNGSLLRQTEYEFVISQPFGEIGSDTYTAGSFDHYLVEKTIKQNSDTYTSEFEYETDPSEENYSYGQPIVIKRFSNLPDRTTRKISHTYENIKSKWLLGLVSTSSFNDKLYYEYDYDSTGRLLSIDSFGADTIDYTYYTSGQQGGLVSTSTDGIGRVTKYLDYYRGIPKTVIRAFGTADSISTEREVDENGWITGVRDGKGQKDVVLRDSMGRITQIDPYGDWYNTNISYEFSNAAGMIQNIQRNEHKLTITYDGLLRTVLEKNEDLVNGWFAYKNTKFDSTGREVFSSYPSISPTHTLGVKFEYDVLGRVKREIQYPSIITTYDYLTDNKTITTDPDGFQTTTRKSGYGNANDGEVLFIESPESTTTQMSYDNWGNLSTLRRFGNQDSYSVDESHKYFYDFRMRLCRHQGDETGSKLIAYDNANQITMYSEGQASGNSCAAPDAGKISLTYDNLGQLTKTDFSDVTPDITRTYDDNGNILQINRGSTRWSYQYFDNDMIRTENLNIDGLNFKTSYDRDLSGHISKIIYPSGDAISQSPDALGRPTNLTGSNIAYSDVYASNVQYNLNHSLKSFDYGNGVQFTQGVNNRLLPDHLSVWHGSGGSRVNILDYQYTYDGRGNTVNINDGVNDSRSVSNTYDGLSRLVTSSSAFGDITFKYDAVGNLRKRSVIGGDALGGPQHNATMSFNSNNQVSNVTTIAGVRSFDYDTRGNVTNNGIYTFNYDLANQPIKSGPHSFVYDGNFKRAKKIVDGEVLYFVYTKSAGLVSHYNRTSSIHTDHIRLGKQLVARVESAGSYADYYQTTPFNDTLDDQPNQGLTGRDNYLPFGKSISNENISNRAIGFTGHVKDKSGLIYMQARYYDPVIGRFYSNDPVDFMGHLQRGNSPAHGFGRYTYANNNPYKYTDPNGEFAFLAWFATPPGIAALQYTGTALLGIMGGVAIHENVVEPMMNESSDSENKGQTKPEVGDCPACGGDTSNKPGKIGDAHGLKPKEVKEAIHGVKGNANLPGNPDVEVCNDCGEVFPQTEDGGLGDSIGNIEDEKGNR; encoded by the coding sequence ATGATTTTGGATACCTCAGCATGTAGTGGACCTCGATGGCACTTTAACAATCTGACTAAATATAAATTACAGCAATTTAATAAAATAGTGTTTGCCTTATTTTTTTCAATCTTATCTCTTATCAGTAGTAGCGTGGTGGCTGATGATGAGGATGATTCAGTTGCGATGGAAGCTGAATTTGCTACAACCTACGACTTAAGTCGAGATGAATTCGACTCTCGACTTAAACCATTGGACTTTAATTTAATGGGCGACTCCATTGATATTAGTTCAGGGGCTATATCGTTTAGTATAACGGACGTTTCACTACCGGGTAATTCAGAGTTGGAAGTAGCTTTTCGACGCAGGGCAAACGAAGCTCAGGTAAGTCATAATCCAAGAGAAAGCGGACGGCGAGTTTATCAACCGCTGGCTGATTGGACTTTAGATATACCAAGCGTCAGTACATTTAGATTTCGTAGTGGCGATGAACAAATGGGTGTTATCAGCGATGCTGGCTGTTTTAATACTGGTGATATACTTGTTGATGAATCAGAACACATTGCACCACACAGTACGTATGTTTCGCAGCTCGCATTGTCGGGCGGCGTAACAATTAATTTACCAGGCGGGCGCTCCGAGCAGATTGTTCTAACTTCGTTGAGCGCATCGGGAGAACGGTGGGCATCTATTAATGATAGCGAATTCCTTGGTGCCAGTAAATATTATTCAACACTTCATTGTCGGGGCGCGTATAGCGAAGTAACGACAAAAGATGGTATTAAATATTTTATCACGAAAAAGGTGTTGTTGCCCGCGACTGATATCGAATCTTATTCTCGCAGTAGTACATTTAGTTTTCAAAACTTCAATCGCTACAAAGAAATACATCTAGCCACTAGGGCTCAAGACATCCATGGCAATACAGTCGATTGGACATACGATAGCATGGGACGTCTAACAAAAATAAGCAGCAACGATGGGAGAACAATTGACGTCAATTACCTTGGTACCAGTCGCCATGTTAGTACTGTGGTAGCTAATGGTAGAACATGGCGATATAATTACACGACGGTAACCTACAGTGATACCGGAGGAGTCTTCTATAGTGATGAAGATAGAAGTGGTGAAACTACAGTACTAGCAAGTGTCACTCAACCGGACGGCAAACGCTGGGAATATGACATAAGCAACCTTACTAACTCACGAGTATTTAACCGCGTATCAATGAGTGCAAGAGTAATAGCTGTTACCCATCCGTATGGAGCGCAAGCTGAATTCGAATTAGAAAGTAAGCTACAAGACGTATCCGCAATAGACGTTGATGATTATAATCGTATCTCAGTAAGGCGAAATAACTTATCTCTTATTCGGAAAACTATTACTGGTCCTCAATTACCCACATCGGTTTGGACCTACGACTACGAAGAGCCTGTAATTGACAGCAAAGGAGAGGGTGATTTTGGCGTTGATTTAAAACGCGTCACCAAAACAAGTCCTGATGGCGGTTTTACTGAGTACTTTACGTTCCCTCCTAAAAATGGCAATCCCGTAGGAGAAGTACAAGTTGAGAAGGTGTTTTCGACTCAGAATGGCAGTTTGCTTCGACAAACTGAATACGAATTCGTAATTTCACAGCCATTTGGTGAGATTGGCAGTGATACTTACACTGCCGGCTCCTTTGACCATTATTTAGTTGAAAAAACAATAAAGCAAAATAGTGATACTTACACGTCCGAATTTGAATATGAGACTGATCCATCAGAGGAAAATTATAGTTATGGTCAGCCAATCGTCATTAAGCGCTTTAGTAATCTACCTGATAGAACAACTCGTAAAATTAGCCATACTTATGAAAATATCAAAAGTAAATGGTTACTGGGATTAGTTTCTACATCTAGTTTTAACGATAAATTATATTATGAGTATGACTATGACTCTACTGGGCGATTGTTGTCTATTGACAGCTTTGGGGCAGATACTATTGATTATACTTACTACACTAGTGGTCAGCAAGGTGGCCTGGTATCAACTTCCACTGATGGAATTGGTCGTGTTACCAAATACTTAGATTACTACCGAGGCATACCTAAAACAGTTATTCGTGCGTTTGGCACTGCTGATTCAATTTCCACTGAACGTGAAGTGGACGAAAACGGTTGGATTACAGGTGTTCGAGACGGTAAAGGGCAAAAAGATGTCGTTCTGCGAGATAGTATGGGAAGAATTACACAAATAGACCCTTATGGTGATTGGTACAACACGAACATTTCCTATGAGTTCTCAAACGCCGCGGGAATGATACAGAACATACAACGTAACGAACATAAACTGACTATTACTTACGACGGATTATTACGAACTGTTTTGGAGAAAAATGAAGACCTAGTTAATGGTTGGTTTGCCTATAAAAACACTAAATTTGATTCTACTGGACGAGAGGTTTTCAGTTCATATCCTTCAATTTCTCCAACTCATACTCTCGGTGTAAAGTTTGAATATGATGTACTCGGGCGCGTTAAACGTGAAATTCAGTACCCTAGTATTATTACGACCTATGATTACTTGACTGATAATAAAACTATTACTACCGACCCTGACGGCTTTCAAACAACGACACGAAAAAGTGGATATGGCAACGCAAATGACGGTGAGGTTTTATTTATTGAGAGTCCTGAATCGACGACTACGCAGATGAGCTATGACAATTGGGGGAATTTATCGACTTTAAGACGTTTTGGTAATCAAGATAGTTATAGTGTTGATGAAAGTCATAAATATTTTTATGACTTTCGAATGCGACTGTGTCGACATCAAGGGGATGAAACCGGGTCCAAGTTAATCGCTTATGATAACGCTAACCAAATTACGATGTATTCAGAGGGACAAGCTAGTGGTAACTCATGTGCTGCGCCAGATGCAGGGAAAATTTCTCTAACCTACGATAATTTAGGACAATTGACAAAGACTGATTTTTCCGATGTTACCCCGGACATTACACGTACCTATGATGACAATGGCAATATTCTGCAAATCAATCGGGGATCAACTAGATGGAGTTATCAATATTTTGACAATGATATGATAAGAACGGAGAACCTAAATATTGACGGCTTAAACTTTAAGACCTCATACGATAGAGACCTTTCTGGGCACATATCGAAGATTATTTATCCTTCGGGTGATGCTATCAGTCAGAGCCCTGATGCGTTAGGAAGACCAACAAACCTAACAGGGAGTAATATAGCCTATAGTGATGTCTACGCTAGTAACGTACAGTATAATCTAAATCATTCGTTAAAGAGCTTTGACTACGGAAATGGAGTTCAATTTACACAAGGCGTAAACAACCGGTTGTTACCTGATCATCTTAGTGTTTGGCACGGCTCTGGTGGTTCTAGAGTCAATATACTAGACTATCAATATACATATGATGGCAGAGGTAACACTGTCAATATTAATGACGGCGTTAACGACTCACGAAGTGTGTCAAATACGTACGATGGTTTGAGTCGTTTGGTAACATCCAGTAGTGCTTTTGGAGACATCACTTTTAAGTATGACGCTGTTGGTAACCTTCGGAAGCGGTCTGTTATAGGTGGGGACGCGTTAGGTGGCCCCCAGCATAATGCTACAATGAGTTTTAACAGTAATAATCAGGTCAGCAATGTTACCACAATAGCCGGGGTCCGCAGTTTTGACTATGACACTAGAGGTAATGTCACTAACAATGGTATATATACCTTTAATTATGACTTAGCTAATCAACCAATCAAGTCAGGTCCTCATTCATTTGTGTACGATGGGAACTTTAAGCGTGCGAAAAAAATAGTAGATGGCGAAGTATTATATTTTGTATATACCAAAAGTGCAGGACTAGTTAGTCATTACAATAGAACTAGCAGTATTCACACCGATCATATCCGCCTTGGAAAACAGCTTGTTGCTCGAGTTGAGAGTGCGGGTAGTTATGCCGATTATTACCAAACTACACCTTTTAATGACACACTTGATGACCAGCCTAATCAAGGTTTGACAGGCCGAGATAACTATTTACCTTTTGGTAAATCTATCAGTAATGAGAATATCAGTAACCGTGCTATTGGCTTCACCGGACACGTGAAAGATAAGTCGGGGTTAATTTATATGCAGGCACGATACTATGATCCAGTGATAGGGCGTTTTTACTCAAATGATCCGGTTGATTTCATGGGTCATTTGCAGAGGGGGAATAGTCCAGCTCATGGTTTTGGACGATATACATACGCTAACAACAATCCATATAAATATACTGACCCTAATGGTGAGTTCGCATTTTTAGCTTGGTTTGCAACACCTCCCGGTATTGCTGCGTTGCAGTATACTGGGACTGCATTATTAGGAATAATGGGTGGGGTAGCAATTCATGAAAATGTAGTTGAGCCGATGATGAATGAGTCATCGGACTCTGAAAACAAAGGTCAGACAAAGCCTGAGGTTGGTGATTGTCCAGCATGTGGAGGTGATACATCAAACAAACCGGGGAAAATTGGTGATGCACACGGCTTGAAGCCTAAGGAAGTAAAAGAAGCAATTCATGGAGTCAAAGGAAATGCAAACTTACCTGGTAACCCTGACGTTGAAGTTTGTAACGATTGTGGAGAAGTATTTCCTCAAACTGAAGATGGTGGTTTAGGTGATAGTATTGGTAACATCGAAGATGAAAAGGGCAATAGATAA
- a CDS encoding DUF4279 domain-containing protein — MLEKIINILGEPTNGFSKGQEFGKSKKLRPHTQWNLEIDFGNSNMQACINEILGFYNANDLSVINSECEADIFCMASSDNGQGSFTLDAEIYQKLVEARLNITFDFYSD; from the coding sequence ATGCTAGAAAAAATAATCAACATTTTGGGCGAGCCAACCAATGGATTTTCTAAAGGTCAGGAGTTTGGAAAATCAAAAAAGTTAAGACCGCATACTCAATGGAATTTAGAAATTGATTTTGGTAATTCCAACATGCAGGCATGTATTAACGAAATTTTAGGCTTCTATAATGCAAATGATTTGAGTGTTATTAACTCAGAATGTGAAGCGGACATTTTCTGCATGGCAAGCTCTGACAATGGACAAGGTAGTTTTACACTAGACGCAGAAATTTATCAAAAGTTGGTAGAAGCAAGGCTTAACATCACATTTGACTTTTATTCGGACTAA
- the tnpA gene encoding IS66 family insertion sequence element accessory protein TnpA encodes MAHHQRREVEDCLNLFEQQKQSGLTAVAFCRQQQINVQTYYTRRRDIRLQRTHSKFVHVKREVTKVESHTEETGGELLLQLRSAHLSVPTNVSPHWLATVMKALAE; translated from the coding sequence ATGGCGCATCATCAACGAAGAGAAGTAGAAGACTGTCTCAATTTATTTGAGCAACAAAAACAAAGTGGACTCACAGCGGTGGCGTTTTGCCGCCAGCAACAGATTAATGTCCAAACCTACTATACCAGGCGACGTGATATTCGGCTTCAGCGTACTCACAGCAAGTTCGTTCACGTCAAACGTGAAGTAACAAAGGTTGAGTCACACACCGAGGAGACCGGTGGCGAACTTCTTCTGCAACTTAGGAGCGCTCATCTTAGCGTGCCAACGAATGTTAGCCCTCACTGGCTTGCCACCGTGATGAAGGCACTAGCTGAATGA
- the tnpB gene encoding IS66 family insertion sequence element accessory protein TnpB (TnpB, as the term is used for proteins encoded by IS66 family insertion elements, is considered an accessory protein, since TnpC, encoded by a neighboring gene, is a DDE family transposase.), with amino-acid sequence MKMFVEPADVYLYMDIVDFRKSINGLIVVVEQNMELNAFRDALFVFCNKKRDKLKILYWDKTGFVIFPQFRRHLTCL; translated from the coding sequence ATGAAGATGTTTGTTGAGCCTGCCGACGTTTATTTATACATGGATATCGTCGACTTCCGTAAATCGATTAATGGCTTGATTGTAGTGGTCGAACAGAACATGGAGCTCAATGCCTTTCGTGATGCGCTGTTTGTGTTTTGCAATAAAAAGCGCGATAAGCTCAAAATACTCTATTGGGATAAAACGGGCTTTGTGATCTTCCCCCAGTTTCGTAGACACTTAACTTGCCTGTGA
- a CDS encoding tyrosine-type recombinase/integrase encodes MISGPLGHHSIKRKLASIRFFIGISELPDPWKHSKLFTKFVSGQLKQKPAAQKQAKPLKMRDVVKLNRTLELNTLLGLRDAALINVALDTLFRASNIVDIELNHIDWDAKTIFSPKSKTDQWGEGFDGYISDETAGLLKRWIEKANILEGFLFRKLSPKQTVQAEPMQYQALLKRYAAVGMALDKKGAFTCHSTRTGGELTMMEAGVPMADIVPFLEKFTSLVAVFWAGWSAKEDNFAKYNSAPLSGAIEYSRSASVFREKIANKTVSSPPLMVVSESDSVIDAFKVKEYFNESFVHPDNRLIIFPRF; translated from the coding sequence ATGATCTCAGGTCCACTCGGCCATCATAGTATTAAGCGTAAATTAGCTTCTATCCGGTTTTTTATTGGTATTTCTGAGCTCCCTGACCCATGGAAGCATTCAAAACTTTTTACTAAGTTTGTGTCCGGGCAACTCAAGCAAAAACCCGCTGCACAGAAGCAAGCCAAACCACTTAAAATGCGCGATGTTGTAAAGCTTAATCGTACCTTAGAGCTAAACACATTATTGGGTTTACGTGACGCTGCTCTTATTAATGTAGCCCTCGATACACTCTTTCGTGCGTCTAACATCGTCGATATAGAGTTAAATCACATCGATTGGGATGCTAAAACCATTTTTTCGCCAAAATCAAAAACTGACCAATGGGGTGAAGGGTTTGACGGTTACATCTCGGATGAGACTGCAGGTTTACTTAAGCGGTGGATAGAAAAAGCTAACATACTCGAAGGTTTTTTATTCAGAAAATTATCGCCAAAACAAACGGTGCAAGCTGAGCCGATGCAATACCAAGCATTACTCAAACGATACGCTGCAGTTGGTATGGCTTTGGATAAAAAAGGGGCATTTACGTGCCACAGTACACGAACGGGTGGCGAATTGACGATGATGGAAGCTGGCGTTCCTATGGCAGATATTGTGCCATTTCTAGAAAAATTTACCTCATTGGTTGCCGTGTTTTGGGCGGGGTGGTCGGCAAAAGAAGACAATTTCGCAAAATACAATTCAGCACCGCTTAGTGGAGCTATTGAGTATTCAAGAAGTGCATCCGTGTTTAGAGAAAAAATAGCGAATAAAACCGTATCTAGCCCCCCACTGATGGTGGTAAGCGAATCGGATAGCGTTATTGACGCTTTTAAAGTGAAAGAGTATTTCAACGAGAGCTTCGTGCATCCTGATAATAGATTGATAATCTTCCCCCGGTTTTGA
- a CDS encoding helix-turn-helix domain-containing protein — translation MKIKTPRDVGHYIASTRKALKLSQTDLATKIGKDQRFISKLENDPSNVSFGTVMMVLNTLKIDVDMSTLLNPDNSIHQPRSPATVAVEQISHKSDKLVNDATLRSSWHKPKRLPTIVSKHKFEKK, via the coding sequence ATGAAAATAAAGACCCCAAGAGATGTAGGTCACTACATAGCCTCAACACGTAAGGCGCTAAAGTTATCTCAAACAGACTTAGCTACGAAGATAGGTAAAGACCAACGTTTTATCTCAAAGTTAGAGAATGACCCATCCAACGTGTCATTTGGAACGGTCATGATGGTGCTGAACACATTAAAGATAGATGTCGACATGTCAACACTGCTGAATCCGGATAATAGTATCCATCAACCGCGCTCTCCCGCAACGGTTGCTGTCGAGCAAATTTCTCATAAGAGCGATAAATTAGTGAACGATGCTACTCTACGTTCATCCTGGCACAAGCCAAAAAGGTTGCCAACGATCGTTAGCAAGCATAAGTTCGAGAAGAAGTAA
- a CDS encoding type II toxin-antitoxin system HipA family toxin, which produces MAKRKKTNTLFVGINGQHVGVFERSGGTHAFTYDHEWLSNVIAHPISLSMPLTKNRHTGDKVRYYFDNLLPDDIEIRKLIVDRVGAYSTDTMDLLSEIGRDCVGSLSLTAEPVDGMDELKLETMSEGDIATHMRNTARRRTLGMDDDDVFRISIAGAQEKTALTLHDGNWYRPLGTTPTTHIFKLPINDLENGLKLTNSVDNEWFCLRFMHHLGFDIAQADIQTFEDQKALVVERFDRAWSEDGLLYRLTQEDMCQALGRAGQSKYEANGGPGAKEISELLRFSSQSERDMYQLFLAQYVFWLLIGIDGHAKNFSVYLDRSGHWLTPLYDVISAHPFKEQFRRNQLKMAMKVISKNSHYIWSDIQVRHWRNHATKTFLSEDVAMEYIEELNGNIENALGKAFSDAGRDFDQNTGDVIAEGVLTKLRR; this is translated from the coding sequence ATGGCCAAAAGAAAAAAAACAAATACTCTCTTTGTTGGTATCAATGGTCAGCATGTAGGTGTATTTGAGCGCAGTGGTGGTACGCATGCATTTACTTATGACCATGAATGGTTATCAAACGTAATAGCACACCCAATCAGTTTATCGATGCCACTCACTAAAAATAGGCATACCGGTGACAAAGTACGCTATTACTTCGACAACCTGCTCCCAGACGATATAGAAATTCGTAAGCTAATTGTTGACCGAGTTGGCGCCTACTCTACAGATACAATGGATCTATTGAGTGAAATTGGCCGTGACTGTGTTGGCTCTCTTTCTTTGACAGCGGAACCGGTTGATGGCATGGATGAGTTGAAGCTTGAAACAATGAGTGAAGGTGATATCGCTACACATATGAGAAACACGGCTAGGCGTAGAACATTGGGTATGGACGATGACGATGTATTTCGAATATCTATTGCAGGCGCACAAGAGAAAACCGCATTGACGCTTCACGATGGTAACTGGTATCGACCATTAGGCACCACACCAACTACTCATATATTCAAACTACCTATTAATGACCTAGAGAACGGTCTGAAGCTAACAAACAGTGTAGATAATGAATGGTTCTGCTTACGATTTATGCACCACTTGGGTTTTGACATCGCTCAAGCGGATATACAGACTTTCGAAGATCAAAAAGCGCTGGTGGTTGAACGATTTGATAGAGCGTGGAGTGAAGATGGGCTTTTATACAGACTAACACAGGAAGATATGTGCCAGGCACTGGGAAGAGCTGGCCAGTCAAAGTATGAAGCCAACGGAGGCCCGGGGGCGAAAGAAATATCTGAATTACTTCGCTTTAGTAGTCAAAGTGAAAGGGATATGTATCAGTTATTCCTCGCACAATACGTATTCTGGCTATTAATCGGCATTGATGGCCATGCTAAGAACTTCAGCGTTTATCTAGACCGTTCTGGTCACTGGCTCACTCCATTGTATGATGTAATATCCGCTCACCCATTTAAAGAGCAGTTCAGACGCAATCAGCTTAAGATGGCGATGAAGGTAATATCTAAGAATAGTCACTACATTTGGTCGGATATTCAGGTGCGCCATTGGCGCAATCATGCAACTAAGACGTTTTTGAGTGAAGACGTGGCTATGGAATATATCGAAGAACTGAATGGCAATATTGAAAATGCTCTAGGCAAGGCATTTTCCGATGCAGGTAGAGACTTTGACCAAAACACTGGCGATGTTATTGCTGAGGGGGTGTTAACAAAATTAAGGAGATGA